The Vibrio tapetis subsp. tapetis genome segment AATGGTTCGTTGAACAACCGTTTGTGGGTCGCTGATGCGTCAACTGGAAGCCCGACTGCTGACTACCTAAGTGGTGGCATCTTCTTTGATGGCTCTGGCGGTGAAATGGGAGCGATAAACAACTTTAATGAAGTTGTTGGACGCGTTCACGCTGAAACGTCTCGTGAAGTTCAAGGTAAAGTGCGTCGTGAACGTGGTTTCATTCTTCCTTATAAAGCTACTGGCATAGCGAATAACCGTAGTGCCATCTTTAATAATCAGGCTTGGTGGCTCGATGACTTAACTAATGATGGTAGCCAAAGTGGTACTGCCAATAAGTATCGAATTTTAGACGCTAACGATATTAACGATGCCGGCATTATTGCAGCTACTGCGGTTTACTGTTCTATTGGTTACAAAACAACATCTCATAACTCTGAGTGTGGCGTAGCAGAAAAGAAAGTAGCGATAAAACTGACTCCTATAGATGGGGCAACATCTGCTAATATTCAGGTAAGATCTACAGACTCTAATCCCGTGACCAGACAAGGTGCTGGGCTAGGTTGGTTGTTCTTAGGCGTGCTAACACTATTTGGTTTCCGCCGTAAATAATAAAATTGTAATAATAGGCATGGTTTCACAAAAATGAAACCATGCCTTTTTTGTGTCTTGTGTATCTGCTCATTCTGTACAATTCTTAATCATGGAGTAACAAAAACTCCATACGATGTTAATAGTAGTAAATTACGAATTTTAGATTTTGTGAGGACTGTACTATGAAGAGACAGAAACGTGACCGCCAAGAACGAGCTCAATCTCAAGGTTACAAAGCAGGAGTGAATGGGAGATCTCAAGAGGAGTGCCCATATCAACAAATGGAAGCGAGATCGAATTGGTTAGGTGGTTGGCGGGACGCCAGAGATGACAAACAAGCTGGTCTCTATAAGTAAATTACAACCTTCAGAATAGGAAAAGGCCCCTTAATATGGGGCCTTTTGCGTTATGTGAGCATTAATATGTATGAGCACATAACGCACTATAACTAAATGGATAGTAACAAAAAAGACAGCCTATTCAGCTGCCTTTATTGATTTAGAAGTTAGATGTGTCTTGGAATAAACCAACTTTTAAATCTTTTGCTACGTAAATCTCTTTGCCATCAACTAAAACTCGGCCATCAGCAAGGCCCATAACAAGGCGACGATTGACAACACGCTTCATATGAATCTCGTAAGTCACTTTTTTCGCAGTCGGTAGGATTTGACCAGTGAATTTCACTTCGCCCACACCTAGAGCGCGACCTTTACCTTCTCCGCCAACCCAACCAAGGTAGAAGCCAACTAGCTGCCACATTGCATCAAGGCCAAGACAACCCGGCATTACAGGGTCACCAGGGAAGTGGCAATCGAAGAACCAAAGATCAGGAGTAATATCCAGTTCAGCTAAGATCAGTCCTTTACCGAAATCGCCTTCAGTTTCAGACATTTTCGTAATTCGATCCATCATTAGCATGTTTGGTGCTGGTAGTTGCGGGCCTGTAGGGCCAAACAATTCGCCTTGGCTAGAAGCTAGTAGGTCTTCACGAGTATATGAATCACGTTTATTTTGCATTATTTTATTACTCCAAAAATACTTATTGGGCATGTTAGTGAACAGCTGTACGCTAAACAAGTCGGATCAGTTATGGTCAAACCACTGTTTAAGTCTCGTAATCAAACCATTAGCCGGGATGTGCCGTTCAAAATCATCAATCCGTTGTGCTATTTTATTTAAAATTGTGTCTTCATCATCACCACGAAGTGCCTTTCCCGTAAGCAACGGAACCGCTTCATCAACAGATTCCACCGACCAGATATGAAATTTCTCAGCTTTAATCGCGTTGATGACATCATCGTGTAATGCTAAATGTTTCAAGTTTGTTTTAGGGAGAATCACACCTTGGCCCCCCGTTAAACCTTTGTGCTGGCAGACGTGGAAGAAACCTTCGATCTTTTCGTTAAGCCCCCCGACAGCTTGAACTCGTCCAAACTGATCAACTGCACCTGTAATAGCAATCTGTTGATTGATCGGTTGTTCAGAAAGGGCGCTGACTAGTGAACACAACTCGGCAAGTGACGCACTGTCGCCATCCACTTCACAATATGATTGCTCAAATACAATTGATGCCGAGTAAGGTAAAGGCTCATCTAAATTAAGCGCACTGCTTACAAATGCTTGCATTATCATCATGCCTTTAGCATGAAGATTGCCACCAAGTTCAGCTTTGCGTTCAACGTCGTTAATGTCGCCGTCACCAAAGTGGATAACACAGGAAATACGTGCAGGTTCGCCGTATGAGATAGGATGGCCAGGTATTTCTACGACAGTCAGTCCGTTAACTTGCCCAACTTGCTCACCCTCAGTTTCAATGATGACTTGGCCACCGAGTATGTCGTCGACGGCTCGAAGGGTAAGATAAGACTCTCGATAATACTTATGTTCAATTGCGGCTTTAATATGAGCACTAGTTACCGCGTCACCATTAGACTCTAATGCCGATTCAGACAGTAGGGCATTATGCCAAACGGGACTTAATGGCGCGAAATCTTGGTCTTCACACTGACGGGCGCCAGCGGCAAGTAAAGCGGGCACTGAGTCACAAGTAATATCGGGCAGTTGGAATCGGGTAAGCAAGCCTTTAACATAACCGAGGTAAGTCGCTAGTGACTCTTCACTGAGCCTGACTTCCAACTCTACTTCACTGAACATACAGAATCCGGTTTGTATGTCTGTGTCGAAGTAATCAAGGTCACCCATTTGGTTTCGATCGCCAATCACGACGAGCTTCGTATCAAATGTTGATGAGGGTATGGTAATTGATAGGTTTTTACTGTCGGCGTTGATCGGAGAAACCGCTTCACCAAGTAGTGCCGCTTTTAGTTTGGTCCACATTATCGGATTAGCTAAAATGAGATTAGCAGAAACCATTAGGTAGCCGCCGTTAGCCTGCTCAAGATAACCTTTGATATGCTGGGTAATATCACCATCTTTCGCTTGGTACAAACCGAATAGGGCATCTGAATCAAGAGACTCAACACGAACCACCGGTTTGCCTGCTGCTATATCATTAGAGTCTTGAAGCTGCTTAAATCCATCGACAACCAACTGACGATAAATTGCGTTGTCTGGTGCGTTAACTAATAAAACTCGAGTTAAACTGTTGAGTTTGTCGAATCGAGAGATGGCTGATGCAAGGCGCGGCTGAACATCCAAAAACGTTAAGGGTGCTAGCTCGTGATACTGAGAAATCACTTGCGCAAATGAATCGTACTGAGGTGTTACTGATTGCCAATTTTCGTGCATCTTAGGCGCTATGTCTCATGTTAAAAGAGCCAAAGTATATAGAAAATTGGTGATACGTTATAGTGTTATCTTACAATTGAGCGAAGCAATGAGTAATCCTGAAGAATTTGATTTTGACGTCAGTTTGGGTTACGCTGTCACACGTAATTTTTAATGGAATGAGTTCATGAAATATCAGCAGCTAGAAAACCTGGAATGTGGTTGGAAATGGCAGTATCTCGTCAAGAAGTGGAAAGACGGAGAGGCTGTTACACAATATATCGATACTAGTGAAGATGCCGCTGCTATAGAACAACTCAAGCTACTTGAGCATGAACCGACTAAAGTGCTGGACTGGATCAGTCAGCACATGTCACCTGAACTTGATAACAAAATGAAGCAAGCGATTAGGGCAAAGCGCAAACGACATTTTAATGCTGAGCAGGTTCACACCAAAAAGAAATCGATTGATCTTGATTACCGCGTTTGGGAAAAACTCTCGAACAGAGCTGGTGAGTTAGGCTGTACGTTGTCTGATGCAATAGAATATCTATTGGGTGAAGCATCTCGTAGTGAAAAGGCCAGCCAAAAAGTCGACAGCCTAAAAGAAAATTTGAGTAAGTTGCTATCAGACTGAGGAGTTAGTCTATGTTATGGGTTTTGGTTGTTGCCGCGATTGTGATTTTTTGGCTTGTAGGTGTAGATAGACCACGCTTAAAAATGGAATTCAAAGAAGGGCAGCTAATAAAAGTAAAAGGGCACTTGCCTGCAACTTTTAAGCATAATTGTTTAGACATAGCACATCGTCAACCATTCTCCGGCGTTATCAAAGTTTATAGTACTCGAAGCGGTGCGAAGTTAACCTTCTCGAAAACAATCCCAAATAAGATACAGCAACGCGTTAGAAACGTTTTTCCCCATCAAGGCTTTAAAAATGACAGTAGCAAAAAAAGTGCGTGATTTAGCGACCAAACCATCAAGTTGCAATGTAATTACAGCATAAAAAAATGAATACTTTTGTGTTACTCGAATTAACATAATCTTTAGTGCCTAGCTTCAAATAGACCCCATTATACTGACCCTCTCTAAGTAACCGTCGCGCTCATAGTGGCGGTTTTTTTATGCCCGAATAAAAGGAATAGTATATGTTCGCTCATAACCTAGGATTAGTAGCCATTACATGTAGTTTGATTAGCTCGCAAACACTGGCGGATGACTCCCAAATTAATCCAGTCGCAAGAAATATCAAAGCTAAGATCGAGCGAAAGGTTAGTGAGTACGACGCACCTTTAACTGGATACTGTGACTTCACCATTGAGATGAAACACGAAGGTAAATTTGCATACATCAAACGGATCCGCACCAGTGGAGACGCACAGCTATGCAAAGTAGGTAAAAAATCACTTAAAAAAGGCATGAGATTTCATTATCAAGAACCTGAGAAATTCATCCGCGTTCAGATAGTAGAAAATTAGTATGCGTTGCACTCAATGGAAACTGGCTTACTGTTTAAATGTACAGTGTCGTGATTTTGGCGTAGATACTTGAACAAATTAGAGCGTGAAGCTTAGCACGTTGCTAATGTAAGTGGTTGTTAAACATCTATGCAGAAAAATGATTGGTGTAGGATGTGCCCAATAAATTTGGTTCGTCGTCATTCATACTCAGTTCTGTCGGCGTAGCTAAACTTTACGCAAACATTAGCTACAGCTTCTAAATAGGCAGGTATCACAAGTCTTGTGATACTGGTAAAAACATTAGCATCCTGATAACTCCTAATCTTGCGTTATATAAGTAAGCTTAGGAGGACATTTTTCAAATAGCTCAATAACAATGGCATGGACCGGATTATTGGCGGTGAATATGGATTCTGTGGCGGTTACAGAATCATTATCTCAGTGCGCATTATGTGGTCAGATTTATGTTGAAAGCGTGGCGGGCAGTACCATTGCGCCAGCACTGGCCGCAGCCGCTAGGCTCTTTTAATATAAATCCTGTAATGCGCATTAATAAGCAACCATTTCTTTATTCCAATTTGGTCTATCCAACTCATTGATTTGTTGAAGTTTAACCTCCATATATGTGTTTTTATAGAGGTCTATTATATGTATACATTTATTGTTTTATCAGGTGAAGGCAGCGAAGATTGGTCACATGTTTTTTTGTCTGTAATTCCAGAACCTAATAGCATTCTGCTTTTTGAAGGCAACGAACGACATATTGAAAAAGTAGTTTTGACGAATATGCGAGAAAATATGGAGGCTAGGGGTATGAATAATACTGGGATATTACATTTAGAGCCACTTCCTGCGGATTTGGCTGATGTGTTATAAGGTTCTCTTGTCGTTATCCCAATAATGACATGTAACTAAGTCCGGTTTTTCCGGACTTTTTTGTTTGCCCAGCGAAGCTGGCAAACCCATTAGGCTGAAAGAAGCCTAAATCACCCTGATTGAGGGGAAGATAATCCGAATCGCAAGGGCGTTGCTGGCCAACGGCAGGGTTTGAAGGAAGCGATAGGAAGTTAACAGTACACAACGAAAGTGAACCTGATTCGGCAATTTAGGTGGGTAAGCGTGCAAAATAGCGTGAAGCCCGATACTCAATCAGACCTAGATTGTGCTTGAGGGTGGCATTGTTAACAGGGAGCCAGTGCAGTAACTGGGGAAGCCTGACACCACATCCGAGCAAACGTCGGAAGCATAAACTCAAGGCGAGAGCCAAGATCTATGTTGGTGCGAGGTGGCAGATGAATCCGTAGTAGTGAGTAAAGCTCGGCCGGTGAAGCCCAGTAATGGTGTGGAGGATAAAACTGAGCTGACCATCAGTAACACGTCTGATGGGACAACATTTTGCCAAAAGCAATCTGGTGTTGCGAAGGGATGAAGTACATTTTAAGTCTGTGATGAGCAGATGTTTTTTTTTCAGTGGTATACAAGTTGATTAGCTATCGAGGTATTCCGTCTCGGTCTTTGTGAAAGCAAAGCACTGAAGCGAGAAACCGTACAAGGGAGTAACTCTGACTCACTCTAGTAAATTGCCATT includes the following:
- the rmf gene encoding ribosome modulation factor; this encodes MKRQKRDRQERAQSQGYKAGVNGRSQEECPYQQMEARSNWLGGWRDARDDKQAGLYK
- the fabA gene encoding bifunctional 3-hydroxydecanoyl-ACP dehydratase/trans-2-decenoyl-ACP isomerase, which produces MQNKRDSYTREDLLASSQGELFGPTGPQLPAPNMLMMDRITKMSETEGDFGKGLILAELDITPDLWFFDCHFPGDPVMPGCLGLDAMWQLVGFYLGWVGGEGKGRALGVGEVKFTGQILPTAKKVTYEIHMKRVVNRRLVMGLADGRVLVDGKEIYVAKDLKVGLFQDTSNF
- a CDS encoding AAA family ATPase: MHENWQSVTPQYDSFAQVISQYHELAPLTFLDVQPRLASAISRFDKLNSLTRVLLVNAPDNAIYRQLVVDGFKQLQDSNDIAAGKPVVRVESLDSDALFGLYQAKDGDITQHIKGYLEQANGGYLMVSANLILANPIMWTKLKAALLGEAVSPINADSKNLSITIPSSTFDTKLVVIGDRNQMGDLDYFDTDIQTGFCMFSEVELEVRLSEESLATYLGYVKGLLTRFQLPDITCDSVPALLAAGARQCEDQDFAPLSPVWHNALLSESALESNGDAVTSAHIKAAIEHKYYRESYLTLRAVDDILGGQVIIETEGEQVGQVNGLTVVEIPGHPISYGEPARISCVIHFGDGDINDVERKAELGGNLHAKGMMIMQAFVSSALNLDEPLPYSASIVFEQSYCEVDGDSASLAELCSLVSALSEQPINQQIAITGAVDQFGRVQAVGGLNEKIEGFFHVCQHKGLTGGQGVILPKTNLKHLALHDDVINAIKAEKFHIWSVESVDEAVPLLTGKALRGDDEDTILNKIAQRIDDFERHIPANGLITRLKQWFDHN
- the matP gene encoding macrodomain Ter protein MatP, which translates into the protein MKYQQLENLECGWKWQYLVKKWKDGEAVTQYIDTSEDAAAIEQLKLLEHEPTKVLDWISQHMSPELDNKMKQAIRAKRKRHFNAEQVHTKKKSIDLDYRVWEKLSNRAGELGCTLSDAIEYLLGEASRSEKASQKVDSLKENLSKLLSD
- a CDS encoding DUF3634 family protein, which translates into the protein MLWVLVVAAIVIFWLVGVDRPRLKMEFKEGQLIKVKGHLPATFKHNCLDIAHRQPFSGVIKVYSTRSGAKLTFSKTIPNKIQQRVRNVFPHQGFKNDSSKKSA